One Chryseobacterium indoltheticum DNA segment encodes these proteins:
- a CDS encoding ATP-binding protein translates to MNFKLLAIRPLKDCDSSFLKNLKENCFYRFYNEYDYKHIITDNTEISLIDLQNKTLQSNVNDLSQKKIDFHEVTKIKYIQEVPDSFYEENINVSAIVGKNGSGKSSILEFLYAFIFNISKKYKILKFGESTVNYNKINLEIYYFYNNSYYKISHKSLKSTIKIEVFKASADSKFLKATNIDEILFKFYSLVINYSIYSLNSKVSGKWVKTLFHKNDGYQSPIVINPFRTDGNVDVNNEYDLAQARLILNHFVIKNDTLIEGIQLKEVNYYLNIKKLQYIADDENDGKSDKLIIDDIINFLNLNNFGLSNNLSSLVDIIFANKKAVHSIKSLKQFLRTENIEKDFLVKNLSNDFKEKISYLCLLYIFKKLKRISYNYGEYEKYHFLFGSTVTEEILKKDISPFKLNFRKYIKHNNHEQYINFGKYVDKLLEFFKSYIKTHAVLNILNEDVYGRIKEILFSSQFDDDSDVNNVIDFIFDTLTTLINDNRVDLFSQYIVQLNRDKSHIAFKYKQAINYFLKNIFGLITVKPVVDENGQNIPDLYKIVIEKKFSGNDIYNIPISFFEPEILMYKQGEPYTFNRLSSGEQQMIHSMLNITYHLYNIKSVQQKGQKKKYNHINIIFDEVELYFHPEFQKNFISNLLQNLKSEEFKNFSFNVIFSTHSPFILSDIPTQNILRLNEGIPLIDSDKINSFGSNIHDLLADEFFLGGNTVGKFASDKIDKIINFLYCQYKIKEINNDIDKSYFSSETNDSLANLKKELEKELENFPKYESEEISKIIVMIGEPLISDKLTELFNEVFK, encoded by the coding sequence ATGAACTTTAAATTGTTAGCAATTCGTCCCTTAAAAGATTGCGATTCTTCGTTTCTTAAAAATTTAAAAGAAAACTGTTTTTATAGGTTTTACAATGAATACGATTACAAACATATTATAACAGATAATACTGAAATTTCTTTAATTGATCTACAAAACAAAACTCTGCAAAGTAATGTCAATGATTTAAGTCAAAAAAAAATAGATTTTCATGAAGTAACAAAGATAAAATACATTCAAGAAGTTCCTGATTCATTTTATGAAGAAAATATAAACGTTTCAGCAATCGTTGGGAAAAATGGAAGCGGAAAGAGTAGTATTCTAGAATTTTTATATGCATTCATATTCAATATTAGCAAAAAGTATAAAATATTAAAGTTTGGAGAATCAACTGTAAATTACAATAAGATTAATTTGGAAATTTATTATTTCTATAATAATAGCTATTATAAAATTTCGCATAAAAGTTTAAAATCCACAATCAAGATTGAGGTCTTTAAAGCTTCTGCTGATTCTAAGTTTTTAAAAGCTACAAACATTGATGAAATTTTATTCAAGTTTTATTCTTTAGTAATTAATTATAGTATTTACAGTTTAAATAGTAAAGTTTCAGGAAAGTGGGTTAAAACATTATTTCATAAAAATGATGGATATCAGTCACCGATTGTAATCAATCCGTTTAGAACTGACGGTAATGTTGATGTTAATAATGAATATGATTTAGCACAAGCAAGACTAATACTCAATCATTTCGTCATAAAAAATGATACCTTAATCGAAGGCATTCAACTTAAAGAAGTTAACTACTATTTAAATATTAAAAAATTACAATATATCGCAGACGATGAAAATGACGGTAAAAGCGATAAATTAATTATTGACGATATAATTAATTTCCTTAATCTTAATAATTTTGGATTATCAAATAATTTGTCAAGTTTAGTTGATATTATTTTTGCTAATAAGAAGGCTGTTCATTCAATTAAATCACTGAAGCAGTTCCTGAGAACTGAAAATATAGAAAAGGACTTTTTAGTGAAAAACTTGTCAAATGATTTCAAAGAAAAAATTAGCTACTTATGTCTCTTGTATATTTTTAAAAAGTTAAAAAGAATTTCATACAATTATGGAGAATATGAAAAATACCATTTCTTATTTGGGTCCACAGTAACTGAAGAAATTCTTAAAAAAGATATTAGTCCATTTAAATTAAATTTTAGAAAATATATAAAACATAATAACCATGAGCAGTATATTAACTTTGGAAAATATGTAGATAAACTCTTAGAGTTTTTTAAATCCTATATCAAGACACATGCTGTTTTAAACATTTTGAATGAGGATGTATATGGCAGGATTAAGGAAATTCTTTTTTCATCTCAATTTGATGATGACTCTGATGTTAATAATGTGATTGATTTCATATTTGATACATTAACAACATTAATAAATGATAATAGAGTTGATCTATTTTCGCAATATATAGTGCAGCTTAATAGAGATAAAAGCCATATTGCCTTCAAATACAAACAAGCAATAAACTATTTTCTAAAAAATATCTTTGGTTTGATAACAGTAAAACCTGTTGTTGATGAAAATGGTCAGAATATTCCTGATCTATATAAAATAGTTATTGAAAAAAAGTTTTCTGGAAATGATATATATAATATTCCAATATCATTTTTTGAACCTGAAATATTAATGTATAAACAAGGTGAACCATATACATTTAATAGGCTTAGTTCAGGTGAACAGCAGATGATTCATTCAATGTTGAATATTACTTACCATCTATATAATATTAAATCGGTTCAACAAAAAGGTCAAAAGAAAAAGTACAATCACATTAATATCATATTTGATGAAGTAGAATTATATTTTCATCCTGAATTTCAAAAGAATTTCATAAGTAATCTACTTCAAAATTTAAAGAGTGAAGAATTTAAGAATTTTTCATTTAATGTCATCTTTTCTACACATTCACCGTTCATTCTTTCTGACATTCCGACTCAGAATATTTTAAGATTGAATGAAGGAATTCCGTTGATCGATTCTGATAAAATTAATTCGTTCGGTTCAAATATTCATGATTTATTAGCAGATGAGTTTTTTTTGGGCGGTAATACTGTTGGGAAATTTGCTAGTGATAAGATTGACAAGATTATAAATTTTTTGTATTGTCAATATAAAATCAAAGAAATTAATAATGATATAGATAAATCATATTTCTCATCCGAGACTAACGATAGTTTAGCTAATTTGAAAAAAGAATTAGAAAAAGAATTAGAAAATTTTCCCAAATATGAAAGCGAAGAAATATCTAAAATCATTGTTATGATTGGCGAACCTTTAATAAGTGATAAATTGACCGAATTGTTTAATGAAGTTTTCAAATAG
- a CDS encoding HNH endonuclease, giving the protein MSRIKEGDQTKCTYCDTTECENLKTKNHNYSFDESVKDLLKVDIIDKLLLSEPRDLVILTQQIDAVVLEEKETVALEDLFKKSGYKTFFQTNNGREFLNHLNRSTCSYCNRNYTINITSKNASAQLDHWFPKDKFPFLALSFFNLIPSCSSCNHMKGNSDKDKGWWSTTALDELIHPYFEEADHKFKFDFNFEKSTNNLFVLFRDVEGDKTMKTLKFNLTKEIYQAHSELELRDLYDLRKKYSKNYLKYLLKILHKHEPSEAEKYRMLFNVEKNEKDYHKRPFSKFKNDIIEQLLKIDNKKSNL; this is encoded by the coding sequence GTGTCACGAATTAAAGAAGGTGATCAGACCAAATGTACATATTGTGATACAACGGAATGTGAAAATCTAAAAACTAAAAATCATAATTACTCTTTTGATGAATCAGTTAAAGATTTATTAAAGGTGGATATCATCGACAAGCTATTGCTTAGTGAACCAAGAGATTTAGTGATTTTAACACAGCAGATAGATGCTGTTGTTTTGGAAGAGAAAGAAACTGTTGCCCTGGAAGATCTTTTTAAAAAATCGGGATATAAAACATTTTTTCAGACGAATAATGGAAGAGAATTTTTGAATCATTTAAACAGATCAACGTGTTCATACTGTAATAGAAACTACACCATAAACATCACTTCAAAAAATGCATCAGCCCAATTGGATCATTGGTTTCCTAAAGACAAGTTTCCTTTTTTAGCTTTATCATTTTTTAATCTTATTCCATCTTGCTCATCTTGTAATCATATGAAGGGTAATTCTGATAAAGATAAAGGTTGGTGGAGCACTACAGCACTCGATGAATTAATACATCCATATTTTGAAGAAGCAGATCATAAATTTAAATTTGATTTCAATTTTGAGAAAAGCACGAATAATCTTTTTGTTCTCTTTAGAGATGTAGAAGGAGACAAAACTATGAAAACTCTAAAATTTAATCTTACAAAAGAAATATATCAAGCTCATTCGGAATTAGAACTTAGAGACCTTTATGATTTGAGAAAAAAATATTCAAAAAATTATTTAAAGTATTTATTGAAAATACTCCACAAACATGAACCCTCCGAAGCTGAAAAATATAGAATGCTTTTCAACGTGGAAAAAAATGAGAAAGATTATCATAAACGACCATTTAGCAAATTTAAAAATGATATTATTGAACAATTACTAAAAATAGATAATAAGAAATCAAACTTATAA
- a CDS encoding DNA cytosine methyltransferase, with the protein MKVVSFFAGAGGLDLGFEQAGFDVVWANEYDKDIWATYEKNHTHTILDKRSIVNIPSDEVPDCDGIIGGPPCQSWSEAGSKKGIADKRGQLFYEFMRILADKKPKFFLAENVSGMLLPAHKEALENIKQMFTEIGYELSFELLNVSDYGVPQDRKRVFFIGYRKDLKRKFVFPKGTTNENKVTLEMAIGDLKNSALPAKEGNFTNGIKCKVLNHEYMIGGFSSIYMSRNRVRSWDEVSFTIQAGGRHAPLHPQAPKMTLVAQDVREFKKGKEKLYRRLSVRECARIQTFPDNFSFEYKSVVAGYKMIGNAVPVEMGKILAEKIYSDLSSLKTKEGLNKLSKVNGNNVIEKLQEIVNKVTA; encoded by the coding sequence ATGAAAGTAGTGTCTTTTTTTGCAGGTGCAGGAGGTTTGGATTTGGGTTTCGAGCAGGCGGGTTTTGATGTTGTTTGGGCAAATGAATATGATAAGGATATTTGGGCAACATACGAGAAGAACCATACTCATACAATTTTAGATAAGCGAAGTATTGTCAATATCCCTTCAGATGAAGTTCCTGATTGCGATGGCATTATTGGAGGACCGCCTTGCCAAAGTTGGTCAGAGGCAGGTTCTAAGAAGGGTATTGCTGATAAGAGGGGACAGCTTTTTTATGAATTTATGCGAATTTTAGCAGATAAAAAGCCGAAATTTTTTTTAGCGGAAAATGTGTCGGGAATGTTATTACCAGCTCATAAAGAAGCTCTGGAAAACATTAAACAAATGTTTACAGAAATAGGATATGAATTATCTTTTGAACTTTTGAATGTATCAGATTATGGTGTGCCGCAAGATCGTAAGAGAGTTTTCTTTATAGGGTACCGTAAAGATTTAAAACGAAAATTTGTTTTTCCTAAAGGGACAACCAACGAAAATAAAGTGACTTTAGAAATGGCGATCGGTGATTTGAAAAACTCTGCATTGCCCGCTAAAGAAGGGAATTTTACCAATGGAATAAAATGTAAAGTCCTTAACCATGAATACATGATAGGTGGTTTTTCTTCTATTTATATGTCTAGGAATAGGGTGAGATCGTGGGATGAAGTTTCATTCACGATTCAGGCTGGTGGAAGGCATGCACCATTGCATCCGCAAGCACCAAAAATGACTCTTGTTGCACAAGATGTACGTGAATTTAAAAAAGGTAAAGAGAAATTATACCGTAGGCTCAGTGTTCGTGAATGTGCACGCATCCAAACATTCCCGGATAATTTCAGTTTTGAGTATAAAAGTGTAGTTGCCGGGTATAAAATGATTGGGAATGCGGTACCTGTGGAAATGGGTAAAATATTGGCAGAAAAAATTTATTCAGACTTGAGTAGTCTAAAAACGAAGGAAGGCTTAAATAAGTTATCAAAAGTTAATGGCAATAATGTCATAGAAAAATTACAGGAAATAGTTAATAAAGTAACCGCATAA
- a CDS encoding HaeIII family restriction endonuclease, translating into MAKIATQTINGKAFEYALLLEFYEKLKLVTKVSIVDNASYKTALSCFESFGEKERSQYRLNASFSVNFLLDLEPRLSNGINEEDILELEIVADKAGQSGDVRDVLAIRSLQKWEIGISAKNNHRAVKHSRLSNDIDFGEKWLGTPCSENYFTVIKPIFNGLAQLRKESKATKTWASLGDYHSTVYLPILNAFRDELIALDRDNPGVVAQKLVQYLIGNQDFYKVIKGKGKVEIQAYNLQGTLNLPFGNVKPKAKVPKLKLPTRLIEVVYQNNSTTTLLVTLNEGWQISFRIHNASSRIEPSLKFDINLVSSPHTLFVNTLFLG; encoded by the coding sequence ATGGCAAAAATCGCAACTCAGACTATCAATGGAAAAGCATTTGAATATGCATTATTACTGGAATTTTACGAAAAATTAAAATTAGTAACTAAAGTTTCAATAGTTGACAATGCTTCCTATAAAACAGCTTTAAGCTGTTTTGAAAGTTTTGGTGAAAAAGAAAGAAGCCAATATCGTTTAAACGCTAGTTTCTCAGTCAATTTTTTATTAGATCTAGAACCCAGACTTTCAAACGGTATCAATGAAGAAGATATTTTGGAACTTGAAATTGTAGCTGATAAAGCAGGACAGTCAGGGGATGTTCGTGATGTCTTAGCAATAAGATCATTACAAAAATGGGAAATTGGAATTTCTGCTAAAAATAACCATCGTGCGGTTAAACATTCGAGACTATCAAATGATATTGATTTTGGCGAAAAGTGGTTGGGAACTCCTTGTTCAGAAAATTATTTTACAGTGATTAAGCCCATTTTTAATGGGCTAGCACAATTAAGGAAAGAAAGTAAGGCTACTAAAACTTGGGCAAGTCTTGGAGATTATCATTCAACAGTCTACTTACCTATATTAAACGCATTCAGAGATGAATTGATTGCATTAGACCGGGACAATCCAGGAGTAGTCGCACAGAAGTTAGTCCAGTATTTAATCGGAAATCAGGATTTTTATAAAGTTATTAAAGGAAAAGGAAAAGTTGAAATTCAAGCGTATAATCTGCAAGGAACTTTAAATTTACCATTTGGTAACGTTAAGCCAAAAGCAAAGGTTCCCAAATTAAAACTTCCGACCAGGCTTATTGAAGTTGTGTATCAAAATAATTCTACAACAACATTGTTGGTGACGTTGAATGAAGGTTGGCAGATTTCATTTCGAATACATAATGCCAGCTCTAGGATAGAACCATCTCTAAAATTTGATATTAATTTGGTTTCTTCTCCACATACTTTGTTTGTGAATACATTATTTTTGGGATAA
- a CDS encoding AAA family ATPase has protein sequence MIKLKNLYIENFRHIEKQNLEFGQYMTIITGLNGSGKSSILGWIAQLCDYKGKDKTVLDSYYKESFRNVFRFCPMNDYNKEYDITFHYENPSESLLEEQKRIKTRHLKKTEISAERYRTDFDGRGKALDHPVIYLGLKRLIPLATENSISTLHLKNLEDYSKLYSSLIKEIFAVVGEHIKPEPIKSYNKKILALQTSEFSHLGNSAGQDNISQIISALISFDMLKKKLGAKFRGGILLIDELDATLYAAAQFKLVDILFRYAKKLDIQIVFTTHSLEILDYLESKLGSDTKINYFNIQNNKVVNLINPSAQYIRRKIKSEVAEEETIDKINFVCEDDVAEYWIKNLINGSDLKKMIKVEKGPFPDMTIVGMAESKHTIFKNVRFILDGDVKRKFTQKKAPNKAVFLPFEDRPETIFYEFVKNLSDTDEFWDDDKNFTKITSFKDYTNEGKGTHKNWFSDPINKKNFGTGYSKLLNRWKKDHPVEVENFINSLRKII, from the coding sequence CAGAATTTAGAATTTGGTCAATATATGACTATTATAACTGGTCTTAATGGGTCAGGCAAATCATCCATTCTAGGATGGATTGCACAGCTCTGCGATTATAAAGGTAAAGATAAGACAGTATTAGATAGTTATTACAAAGAGAGCTTTAGAAATGTTTTCAGATTTTGCCCTATGAATGATTATAATAAGGAGTATGACATTACTTTTCATTACGAAAATCCATCAGAATCTTTACTTGAAGAACAAAAGAGAATTAAGACAAGACATCTAAAAAAAACTGAAATTTCAGCTGAAAGATATAGAACAGATTTTGATGGAAGAGGAAAAGCATTAGACCATCCTGTCATCTATCTAGGATTAAAAAGATTAATTCCATTAGCAACAGAAAATTCAATCTCAACATTACATCTAAAAAATTTAGAAGATTACTCAAAACTTTATTCTAGTTTAATAAAAGAAATTTTCGCTGTTGTTGGAGAACATATAAAACCCGAACCCATAAAATCATACAATAAAAAGATATTAGCTTTACAAACTTCGGAATTTAGCCATTTAGGAAATTCAGCGGGACAAGATAATATCTCGCAAATAATTTCTGCATTAATCTCTTTTGATATGCTCAAGAAAAAATTAGGTGCAAAATTTAGAGGAGGGATTTTGTTAATTGATGAATTAGACGCCACACTTTATGCAGCCGCACAATTCAAATTAGTTGACATTTTATTTAGATATGCTAAGAAATTAGATATTCAAATTGTTTTTACAACACACTCGTTAGAAATTTTAGACTATTTGGAGAGCAAATTAGGTTCAGACACAAAAATTAACTATTTTAACATACAAAATAATAAGGTTGTAAATTTGATTAATCCTTCAGCTCAGTACATTAGGAGAAAAATCAAAAGTGAAGTTGCTGAAGAGGAAACAATCGATAAAATAAATTTTGTATGTGAAGATGATGTAGCCGAATATTGGATTAAAAATCTCATTAATGGATCTGATTTAAAAAAAATGATTAAAGTTGAAAAAGGTCCATTTCCAGATATGACTATTGTCGGTATGGCTGAGTCCAAACATACAATCTTTAAGAATGTTCGTTTTATTTTAGATGGTGATGTAAAAAGAAAGTTTACTCAAAAAAAAGCTCCTAATAAGGCAGTATTTTTACCTTTTGAAGACAGACCTGAAACAATTTTTTATGAGTTCGTAAAAAATCTATCGGATACCGATGAATTTTGGGATGATGACAAAAACTTCACAAAAATTACTTCTTTTAAAGACTATACTAATGAAGGAAAAGGTACTCATAAAAATTGGTTTAGCGACCCAATTAATAAAAAAAACTTTGGTACTGGCTATTCAAAGTTACTAAATAGATGGAAAAAAGATCATCCAGTAGAAGTTGAAAATTTCATTAATTCTTTGAGAAAAATTATTTAA